Proteins encoded in a region of the Lepeophtheirus salmonis chromosome 6, UVic_Lsal_1.4, whole genome shotgun sequence genome:
- the LOC121120242 gene encoding uncharacterized protein — protein MSILRHRNKCFLFLGILSLKFTYILFVYEYEVSVQVQNCDCNMKLSKKNVIVNDYRDTTCSETSWRRGKGQKVVSYSYYPSISRSMAKKRKYFEGILANAKSLHIYYPGWIMRVYYDLHDFHPQLKELCRIVCIYDHVDLCNIRHLPGKLADESLRMFGMLWRFLPVIDPQVDLLLSRDLDSRFSNRELTAVQEWMNSDKILHIMRDHPFHNVPILGGLWGANLTNKESRILWEISWKNILLDSGAWASRFSRGSDQVLLKKYVWDTWGWNYALQHDSYKCKRFANSKPWPVERLKGVNNFVGAISNLNKTLVRECPKECRKYIEWKYC, from the exons ATGTCAATACTACGTcatagaaataaatgttttctatttttgggtatattatcattaaaattcACTTACATACTATTTGTATACGAATATGAAGTTTCTGTGCAAGTACAAAATTGTGACTGTAATatgaaactttcaaaaaaaaatgttattgttaaTGACTATCGTGATACAACTTGTTCAGAGACATCATGGAGAAGAGGAAAAGGACAAAAAGTGGTTTCATATTCTTATTATCCAAGTATTTCAAGGAGTATGGCAAAGAAACGTAAATACTTTGAAGGGATCCtag cgaATGCAAAATCTcttcatatatattatccaGGTTGGATCATGCGTGTTTACTATGACTTACATGACTTTCACCCTCAATTGAAAGAATTGTGCCGTATCGTTTGTATATATGATCACGTAGATTTATGTAATATTAGACATTTGCCTGGGAAATTGGCTGATGAATCTCTGAGAATGTTTGGAATGCTCTGGAGATTTTTGCCAGTTATTGATCCACAAGTTGATTTGCTTCTTAGTAGGGATCTTGACAGTCGGTTTTCAAACAGAGAATTAACTGCAGTTCAGGAATGGATGAATTCAGATAAGATTCTCCATATAATGAGGGATCATCCTTTTCATAACGTGCCTATTCTGG gtgGACTTTGGGGAGCTAATTTAACCAACAAAGAGTCTAGAATATTGTGGGAAATTTCATGGAAAAATATTCTTCTCGATTCAGGAGCTTGGGCCTCCAGATTCTCACGAGGATCAGatcaagttttattaaaaaa atATGTTTGGGATACCTGGGGTTGGAATTACGCTCTACAACATGATTCCTATAAATGCAAACGCTTTGCCAACTCAAAACCTTGGCCCGTGGAAAGATTAAAAGGAGTAAATAACTTTGTCGGAgcaatttcaaatttgaataaaacccTAGTGAGAGAATGTCCAAAGgaatgtagaaaatatattgaatggaAATATTGCTAA